Proteins found in one Nostoc sp. NIES-3756 genomic segment:
- the ruvX gene encoding Holliday junction resolvase RuvX, with protein sequence MTKYISALGLDVGRKRVGVAGCDRTGLIATGITTVERTSFERDVQQIQDIVNERQVEVLIVGLPYSMDGSIGFQARQVQKFATRLAKALQLPVEYVDERLTSFQAEQMLIAENRSPSRNKALIDRKAAALILQQWLDTRRTNAQSSAVAVEY encoded by the coding sequence ATGACTAAATATATTTCAGCTTTGGGATTAGATGTGGGACGTAAACGGGTGGGTGTGGCTGGGTGCGATCGCACTGGATTGATCGCTACAGGAATCACCACCGTTGAGCGCACATCTTTTGAGCGAGATGTTCAGCAAATACAAGACATAGTAAATGAGCGTCAGGTAGAAGTTCTGATTGTGGGCTTACCTTATTCAATGGACGGTTCTATAGGGTTTCAGGCTCGTCAAGTCCAAAAGTTTGCCACAAGGTTGGCTAAGGCTTTACAGTTACCGGTGGAATATGTTGATGAACGGCTGACATCTTTTCAAGCAGAACAAATGCTCATAGCTGAAAATCGTTCTCCATCACGCAATAAAGCCTTAATTGACCGCAAAGCCGCCGCATTGATTTTGCAGCAGTGGTTGGATACTAGGCGGACTAATGCTCAGAGTTCGGCGGTAGCAGTAGAGTATTGA
- a CDS encoding GNAT family N-acetyltransferase, which translates to MTAQNKMTSLLPRNLSVVIRPVHYRDLDGIERISQESFAAHTPQGSSSIANQMQWLRRWYGLLKCLSWFPNPLQYRFCAYVAEQGRMLLGMIQVSPFNRTRSTWRVDRVVLDRSVDKQGIGSQLLRHCFEAIVEARTWLLEVNVNDIEALALYRQNGFQRLAEMTYWEIDPDLLKELAQAEPDLPNLLPVSNADAQLLYQLDTASMPPLVRQVFDRNTRDFKTSLFGAIRDAIKQWVTKIEVVSGYVFEPQRKAAIGYFQVQLDRKGETPHVAILTVHPAYTWLYPELLSQLARIAQDFPQQGLQLASSDYQPEREEYLERIGAKRIEHTLIMSRSVWHKLRESKFVSLEGIQWTDVLQGLQPARKPIPGGMSWVNTGQQSSPDIPVPSQSEPMAFGVKEAASQQEPVDESRE; encoded by the coding sequence ATGACAGCCCAAAACAAAATGACTTCACTACTTCCTCGCAATCTCAGCGTTGTCATCCGGCCAGTCCATTACCGGGATCTGGACGGAATCGAGCGGATATCTCAAGAATCATTTGCTGCCCACACTCCTCAAGGATCTAGTTCTATTGCAAATCAAATGCAATGGTTGCGTCGTTGGTATGGGTTACTCAAATGTTTGAGTTGGTTTCCTAACCCGCTACAGTATCGTTTTTGTGCTTACGTAGCCGAACAAGGGCGGATGCTTTTAGGAATGATTCAAGTTTCGCCGTTCAACCGGACACGCAGTACTTGGCGAGTTGATCGGGTAGTGTTGGATCGGTCTGTTGATAAGCAAGGTATCGGCTCACAACTGTTACGTCATTGTTTTGAAGCGATTGTAGAAGCCCGGACTTGGCTATTAGAGGTGAATGTCAACGATATCGAAGCTTTGGCACTTTATCGGCAAAATGGGTTTCAGCGTTTGGCAGAAATGACATATTGGGAAATAGACCCCGATTTATTAAAAGAATTAGCACAAGCCGAGCCAGATTTACCCAACCTCCTGCCAGTAAGTAATGCTGATGCTCAGTTGTTGTATCAATTAGATACAGCATCAATGCCACCGTTAGTGCGTCAAGTATTTGATCGCAATACCCGCGATTTTAAAACCAGTTTGTTTGGTGCAATCAGAGATGCGATCAAACAATGGGTAACAAAAATTGAAGTAGTCAGTGGTTACGTATTTGAACCACAACGCAAAGCGGCGATCGGTTATTTTCAAGTACAGCTAGACCGCAAAGGTGAAACTCCCCACGTTGCTATCTTGACAGTCCATCCTGCCTACACTTGGCTATACCCAGAACTACTTTCTCAGTTAGCACGCATTGCTCAAGATTTCCCCCAACAAGGTCTACAACTAGCCTCCTCTGACTACCAACCAGAGCGAGAAGAATATTTGGAGCGCATTGGTGCAAAACGCATAGAACACACACTGATTATGTCCCGCTCAGTTTGGCATAAACTGAGGGAGTCGAAATTTGTCTCCTTGGAAGGTATCCAATGGACTGATGTTCTGCAAGGACTACAGCCAGCACGTAAACCCATACCTGGGGGGATGTCATGGGTAAATACCGGACAACAATCATCCCCAGATATTCCCGTACCCAGCCAATCAGAACCTATGGCTTTTGGGGTAAAAGAAGCCGCTAGTCAGCAAGAGCCAGTGGATGAGAGTAGGGAGTAG
- a CDS encoding cation:proton antiporter: MAVEQSLILDMTTVLGTSALGGYLANRLRQPVLLGYLITGLLVGPYGFKLLSDVPRIQALASIGVAFLLFALGVEFSLTELKRVKDIAIKGSLLQIGLTTAFVASLTIWLGWVEGLTQGIFLGAVLSLSSTAVVLKSLAETGETNTIHGQVMLAILIAQDLMLGLMLAILPALNQPESIGLALGSALLKVLIFLAAAFAFGRWIVPTLISKVAATENTELFILTVIALCLGVALVTAKLGLSIEMGAFVAGLMVSEIDYADHALAKVLPLRDTFACLFFASIGMLIDPNVLIQNIGKILGLVTLVMLGKAAIIMPIILRFGYSLKTAIITSFGINQIGEFSFVLALAGLQLKLITESKYLLLLGTTAITLILTPVWLKISPHIASRLLQMPLFANSLRQFAEPKMLSIPETISGHVVVAGYGRVGQVIAKILQNQGYAIIVIENSEAAIQRLRMEHIPYIFGDADSELVLEKAYLETAKALAIALPDPASSRLLLQRALAIAPGLDVIARSHHNREIDILAQMGAKEVVQPEFEAALELSAHLLTTLGEPENQIRTVISNIRTDRYRSIRSISH, translated from the coding sequence ATGGCGGTCGAGCAGAGCTTGATTCTTGATATGACAACTGTTTTAGGAACCTCAGCACTGGGAGGATATCTTGCAAATCGACTGCGCCAGCCTGTTCTTCTTGGTTATTTAATTACTGGCTTACTAGTTGGGCCTTACGGCTTCAAGCTATTAAGTGATGTGCCACGTATTCAAGCTTTAGCATCTATTGGCGTTGCTTTTCTGTTATTTGCTCTTGGCGTTGAGTTTTCTTTGACAGAATTAAAACGAGTCAAAGATATCGCTATCAAGGGAAGTCTACTACAAATAGGCTTAACTACAGCCTTTGTAGCATCTTTAACTATTTGGCTGGGTTGGGTTGAGGGATTAACTCAAGGCATTTTCTTAGGTGCAGTCCTCTCCCTATCTTCCACGGCTGTGGTGTTGAAATCTTTAGCAGAAACAGGCGAAACCAATACAATTCATGGTCAAGTGATGTTGGCAATTTTAATTGCCCAAGATTTGATGTTAGGGTTGATGTTAGCCATTTTACCAGCCCTGAATCAGCCAGAAAGTATTGGTTTGGCTTTAGGCAGTGCTTTATTAAAAGTATTAATATTTTTAGCCGCCGCCTTTGCCTTTGGACGCTGGATTGTACCAACTTTAATTAGTAAAGTTGCTGCAACTGAGAATACAGAATTATTTATCCTCACTGTAATTGCCCTGTGTTTAGGAGTAGCTTTAGTCACAGCTAAACTTGGTCTTTCTATTGAAATGGGTGCATTTGTAGCTGGGTTAATGGTGTCGGAAATTGACTATGCAGATCATGCACTAGCAAAAGTCCTCCCCCTCAGAGATACCTTCGCCTGCTTGTTCTTCGCCTCAATTGGGATGCTGATTGATCCTAATGTATTAATTCAAAACATAGGCAAAATTCTCGGACTAGTAACTCTAGTCATGTTGGGTAAAGCGGCTATTATTATGCCTATCATTTTGAGGTTTGGTTACTCTCTCAAAACCGCTATTATTACCAGTTTTGGGATTAATCAAATTGGGGAATTTTCCTTTGTTTTAGCTTTAGCAGGCTTACAACTTAAACTAATTACCGAAAGCAAATATTTACTCCTATTAGGGACAACAGCAATTACACTCATCCTCACCCCCGTATGGCTAAAAATCTCTCCTCATATTGCATCTAGGCTATTACAGATGCCCTTATTTGCCAATTCCCTCCGACAATTTGCCGAACCCAAAATGCTATCTATTCCCGAAACCATCAGTGGTCATGTTGTAGTTGCAGGTTATGGCAGAGTCGGACAAGTTATTGCCAAGATATTACAAAATCAAGGTTATGCAATCATAGTCATTGAAAATAGCGAAGCAGCCATTCAAAGGCTGAGAATGGAGCATATTCCTTACATTTTTGGTGATGCTGATTCAGAACTAGTGCTAGAGAAAGCTTATTTAGAAACAGCCAAAGCCTTAGCGATCGCTCTCCCCGATCCAGCAAGTTCTAGATTACTCCTACAAAGAGCCTTAGCGATCGCCCCAGGATTAGATGTAATAGCCCGTTCCCACCACAACCGAGAAATAGACATCTTGGCTCAAATGGGTGCAAAGGAAGTAGTACAACCAGAATTTGAAGCCGCACTAGAGTTAAGCGCTCATTTACTTACAACCTTGGGAGAACCAGAAAATCAGATCCGCACAGTCATCTCCAACATCCGCACCGATAGATATCGCAGCATTAGGTCAATTAGTCATTAG
- a CDS encoding bifunctional cobalt-precorrin-7 (C(5))-methyltransferase/cobalt-precorrin-6B (C(15))-methyltransferase, producing the protein MAQKWLSIIGIGEDGLSGLSAIAQSLLDQANIIVGGDRHLSMLPPNDQREKILWTSPISNSVEEIINRRGQAVCVLASGDPLCYGIGVTLTRRIPISEITIIPAPSSFSLACARLGWSLTEVETLSLCGRPSALVQSYIYPGARLLILSEGEHTPGIVAEILTQRGFGNSQITVLERMGGIHERILTSTAAAWQETEIADLNAIAIHCIADAEIITLPRTPGLPDNAYHHDGQLTKREVRAITLSTLAPTPGELLWDVGAGCGSISIEWMRTHPRCSAITIEQNAARLQYIADNAAALGTPNLKIIPGKAPSALQDLPTPDAIFIGGGVTADGLFDICWQKLRPGGRLVANVVTIEGEQTLFQWYEKVGGSFTRIAIQRAEPIGKFLGWRAMAPVTQWFAFKQ; encoded by the coding sequence ATGGCACAGAAATGGCTATCTATTATCGGTATTGGTGAAGATGGATTATCAGGGTTAAGTGCGATCGCTCAATCTTTACTTGATCAAGCTAACATCATTGTGGGAGGCGATCGCCATTTATCAATGTTACCTCCAAATGACCAGCGAGAAAAAATCCTCTGGACTTCTCCTATTAGTAACTCAGTAGAGGAAATTATCAATCGTCGCGGTCAAGCTGTATGTGTGTTAGCCAGTGGTGATCCTTTATGTTACGGCATTGGTGTCACCTTAACACGACGCATACCCATATCGGAAATTACCATTATTCCTGCACCTTCATCCTTTAGCCTTGCTTGCGCCAGATTAGGATGGTCTTTAACCGAAGTAGAAACCCTCAGTTTATGCGGTCGTCCCTCGGCTTTGGTGCAATCTTATATATATCCTGGTGCGCGGTTATTAATTTTGAGTGAGGGTGAACATACACCCGGTATTGTTGCCGAGATTCTCACACAGCGCGGTTTTGGTAATAGCCAGATAACAGTGTTGGAACGCATGGGTGGCATTCATGAAAGGATATTAACAAGCACAGCCGCAGCTTGGCAGGAAACAGAAATTGCAGACTTGAATGCGATCGCCATCCATTGTATTGCTGATGCCGAGATTATCACCTTACCCAGAACACCAGGATTACCAGATAACGCTTATCACCACGATGGACAACTCACCAAACGGGAAGTTAGAGCAATTACCCTGTCAACTTTAGCACCCACCCCCGGAGAATTACTATGGGATGTAGGCGCGGGTTGTGGTTCCATATCTATAGAATGGATGCGGACTCATCCCCGATGTAGTGCGATCACTATAGAACAAAATGCCGCTAGGCTACAGTACATTGCAGATAACGCCGCCGCCTTAGGCACACCCAACCTCAAAATCATCCCTGGAAAAGCACCATCAGCCTTACAAGATTTACCCACACCCGATGCCATCTTTATTGGTGGTGGAGTCACAGCAGACGGGTTGTTTGACATTTGTTGGCAAAAACTACGTCCAGGGGGACGGTTGGTTGCTAATGTAGTGACTATAGAAGGTGAGCAAACCTTATTTCAGTGGTATGAAAAAGTAGGTGGCAGTTTTACCCGTATTGCTATTCAACGAGCTGAACCGATTGGTAAATTTTTAGGCTGGCGCGCAATGGCTCCTGTAACTCAATGGTTCGCATTCAAACAGTAA
- a CDS encoding XisI protein: MDILDKYRSVIKKILTEYYEMANTQVINSREIEVSDRLALDEERDQYLWFRFGWHNKKLIQHIIIYLCIKNGKIWVEQDATNLCVVDDLLSAGIPASDIVLGFHHPSKRGFTEFATA, from the coding sequence ATGGATATCCTAGATAAATATCGCAGTGTTATCAAGAAGATATTAACTGAGTATTACGAAATGGCTAATACTCAAGTTATCAACAGTAGGGAAATTGAGGTAAGCGATCGCTTGGCTTTGGATGAAGAAAGGGATCAGTATCTTTGGTTTCGGTTCGGCTGGCATAACAAGAAGCTGATACAGCACATTATCATCTATTTGTGCATCAAAAATGGCAAAATTTGGGTAGAACAAGACGCAACTAATTTATGCGTTGTTGATGACTTGCTATCAGCAGGAATACCTGCAAGCGATATTGTTTTAGGCTTTCATCATCCAAGTAAACGAGGTTTTACAGAATTTGCTACAGCCTGA
- a CDS encoding XisH family protein, translated as MPAKDIYHDEVKNALIKDGWTITADPYLIKYEDAELYADLAAEKPIAAERQGQKIVVEIKSFVGKSLMYDFHNALGQYIVYRNLIQLTEPEYTLYLAIDDVVYEEFFQRKSVQAVINQNHLLLIVVDTEKEEIKQWIS; from the coding sequence ATGCCAGCAAAAGACATTTATCATGATGAAGTCAAAAACGCATTGATAAAAGACGGTTGGACTATCACGGCTGATCCTTACTTGATTAAATATGAGGATGCTGAACTATACGCCGACTTAGCAGCAGAGAAACCAATTGCCGCAGAACGTCAAGGACAGAAAATTGTTGTAGAAATCAAAAGTTTTGTAGGCAAATCACTCATGTATGATTTCCACAATGCTTTAGGACAGTACATTGTCTATCGTAACTTAATTCAACTTACTGAACCAGAATATACACTTTATTTAGCTATTGATGATGTTGTCTATGAGGAATTTTTTCAACGTAAATCTGTACAAGCAGTTATTAATCAAAACCACCTTTTGTTAATCGTCGTAGATACAGAAAAGGAGGAAATTAAACAATGGATATCCTAG
- a CDS encoding alpha/beta hydrolase yields MQFISVPPANSQTPAGLVVTLHGWGANAEDVASLLPYFNLPDYQFVFPNAPFPYPYAPLGRAWYDLREENMYEGLAESRQQLKDFVLSLERSTGVPLSRTILSGFSQGGAMTFDVGSKLPLAGLVVMSGYLHPEAIAPNTTNISPILIMHGRQDEVVPLKAAVNARTTVESLGVPIEYHEFDTGHEINLEMLNVARNFITNTLV; encoded by the coding sequence TTGCAATTTATCTCGGTTCCCCCCGCTAATTCTCAAACACCAGCCGGGTTGGTTGTTACCTTACATGGTTGGGGTGCTAATGCTGAGGATGTAGCATCTCTGTTACCTTACTTCAACTTACCTGATTACCAGTTTGTCTTTCCCAATGCACCTTTTCCCTACCCTTACGCTCCTCTTGGCCGAGCTTGGTATGATCTAAGAGAAGAAAATATGTATGAGGGTTTGGCAGAAAGTCGGCAACAGCTAAAAGATTTTGTGCTTTCTTTAGAAAGAAGTACTGGTGTGCCTTTATCGCGGACTATCTTGAGCGGATTTTCTCAGGGTGGGGCGATGACTTTTGATGTCGGCTCAAAATTGCCCTTGGCTGGTTTGGTGGTGATGAGTGGGTATTTGCATCCAGAAGCGATCGCACCCAATACTACCAATATTTCTCCCATTTTAATCATGCACGGTAGGCAAGATGAAGTTGTTCCACTAAAAGCGGCTGTCAACGCCCGCACAACCGTAGAATCCTTGGGTGTTCCCATCGAATATCATGAATTTGATACAGGACATGAAATTAATCTGGAAATGTTAAATGTAGCCAGAAATTTCATTACCAATACTCTTGTTTAG
- the isiD gene encoding protein IsiD, whose amino-acid sequence MKTLSISKKEIAAISAAEVEELATRLEMDNYSNAFEGLNDWHLLRAIAFQRPELVEPYIHLLDLEPYDEA is encoded by the coding sequence ATGAAAACTCTAAGCATTTCCAAAAAAGAAATCGCTGCCATATCCGCAGCAGAGGTAGAAGAACTGGCTACTCGTCTGGAGATGGATAATTATAGCAATGCTTTTGAGGGTTTAAATGACTGGCATCTACTAAGAGCGATCGCTTTTCAGCGTCCAGAATTAGTAGAACCCTATATCCATCTGTTAGACTTAGAACCCTACGACGAGGCATAA
- the coaBC gene encoding bifunctional phosphopantothenoylcysteine decarboxylase/phosphopantothenate--cysteine ligase CoaBC, translating into MVNSQPPTENRKSRVLVAVGGGIAAYKVCEVVSSLFKSGVEVRVIVTRSAQQFITPLTLATLSRHPAYTDDDFWQPTHSRPLHIELGEWADLMVIAPLTANTLAKLTHGMADNLLTNTVLASTCPVLLAPAMNTDMWEQLTVQRNWQQLLTDSRYHGIGTASGLLACDRVGAGRMAEPPEILTYTQSLLHTKGKRDLTLKRVLISAGGTQEYLDPVRFIGNPSTGKMGLALAQAALHRGAQVTLVHGAANWDVPLGVQAIPIISAEEMQQVMLEYLPNADIIIMSAAVADVKPKDYSTEKLPKRSLPQSLPLEPVPDIVAQLGQLKQPHQRLIGFAAQTGDIVTPAKEKLYSKKLDAIVANPIDKPDSGFGSNNNQAIFLNSQGQQQTIAPCSKLQMAHYLFDFIFK; encoded by the coding sequence ATGGTTAATTCCCAACCCCCAACAGAAAATCGCAAAAGTCGGGTGCTTGTGGCTGTGGGCGGTGGTATTGCTGCTTACAAAGTTTGTGAAGTAGTTTCTAGTTTGTTTAAATCAGGGGTAGAAGTTCGAGTTATTGTGACTCGTTCAGCACAGCAATTCATTACGCCCCTAACTTTAGCTACCCTCTCTCGTCACCCTGCTTATACTGATGATGATTTTTGGCAGCCTACTCACTCTCGTCCGTTGCACATCGAGTTGGGTGAGTGGGCAGATTTGATGGTTATTGCCCCCCTCACGGCAAATACCTTGGCTAAACTAACTCACGGGATGGCGGATAATTTACTCACCAATACTGTGTTAGCTTCCACTTGTCCGGTATTGTTAGCACCAGCAATGAATACCGATATGTGGGAACAGCTAACAGTCCAACGTAATTGGCAGCAGTTATTAACAGATAGTAGGTATCATGGGATTGGTACAGCATCGGGTTTGTTAGCGTGCGATCGCGTCGGTGCTGGAAGAATGGCAGAACCTCCAGAAATTTTGACTTACACCCAATCTTTATTACATACCAAAGGGAAGCGAGATTTAACCCTTAAGCGCGTTTTAATCAGTGCGGGGGGTACGCAAGAGTATCTTGACCCAGTACGCTTTATTGGTAATCCCTCTACAGGTAAAATGGGGCTGGCATTAGCTCAAGCTGCTTTACACCGGGGTGCGCAAGTGACTTTGGTACATGGCGCTGCTAATTGGGATGTTCCTCTTGGTGTGCAAGCAATTCCTATTATTAGTGCTGAAGAAATGCAGCAGGTGATGCTGGAATATTTACCCAACGCAGATATCATTATTATGTCTGCGGCTGTGGCTGATGTGAAACCTAAAGATTATAGTACAGAGAAATTACCCAAGCGATCGCTTCCTCAATCCTTACCTTTGGAACCTGTACCAGATATCGTTGCTCAACTAGGACAACTCAAACAACCCCATCAGCGTTTAATTGGTTTTGCCGCCCAAACAGGGGATATAGTTACACCAGCTAAAGAAAAGTTATACTCTAAAAAATTAGATGCGATCGTTGCTAACCCCATCGACAAACCCGATAGTGGTTTTGGTAGTAACAATAATCAAGCCATCTTTTTAAATAGCCAAGGGCAACAACAAACAATAGCACCTTGTTCTAAACTGCAAATGGCACATTATTTATTTGATTTTATTTTCAAGTAG
- a CDS encoding 2Fe-2S iron-sulfur cluster-binding protein, with protein MSETYTIKVRDRATGKEYTLQVPHDRYILHTAEHQGVELPFSCRNGACTTCAVRVLSGEIYQPEAVGLSLELRRQGYALLCVSYARSDLEVETQDEDEVYELQFGRYFAKGKVKAGLPLDEE; from the coding sequence ATGTCCGAGACATACACAATTAAAGTACGCGATCGCGCCACTGGCAAAGAGTACACCCTACAAGTACCACATGACCGCTACATCCTGCACACAGCCGAACACCAAGGGGTGGAATTGCCATTTTCTTGCCGAAATGGGGCCTGTACCACTTGTGCTGTTAGGGTGTTGTCGGGGGAAATTTATCAACCAGAGGCGGTAGGATTGTCACTAGAATTGCGTCGCCAAGGTTATGCTTTGTTATGCGTCAGCTACGCCCGTTCTGACTTGGAAGTGGAAACACAAGACGAAGACGAAGTTTACGAACTTCAGTTTGGGCGATATTTTGCTAAGGGAAAAGTAAAAGCTGGTTTACCGTTAGATGAAGAGTAA
- a CDS encoding thermonuclease family protein, translating to MRKNCSYFSPISPYFPHSPISPTWVQKLILLACLILLVGCQAKNSAITQTQVRVARVVSGQTLEVVGMAEQPNLISQVRLIGVDAPDLRQRPWGVQSKEFLEQVIGDLDKPVMLEFDMEAKDTIGRTLAYVWKDDKLLNEQIVKQGYALFVVRSPNQKYDQRLERAQQWARIMGQGIWNPNKPMRQTPAEFRRLNR from the coding sequence ATGAGGAAGAATTGTTCGTATTTCTCCCCTATCTCCCCCTACTTCCCCCACTCCCCCATCTCTCCCACCTGGGTGCAAAAACTCATCCTCCTCGCCTGCTTAATACTGCTAGTGGGGTGTCAAGCCAAAAACTCGGCCATAACCCAAACACAGGTACGGGTAGCGCGGGTGGTGAGTGGACAGACGTTGGAAGTGGTGGGAATGGCAGAACAGCCAAATTTAATTTCTCAGGTGCGGTTAATTGGTGTAGATGCGCCAGATTTACGCCAACGTCCTTGGGGAGTGCAGTCCAAGGAGTTTTTAGAACAGGTGATAGGTGATTTAGACAAACCAGTGATGCTGGAGTTCGATATGGAGGCAAAAGATACAATAGGCCGGACTTTAGCTTATGTGTGGAAAGATGACAAGTTATTGAATGAACAAATAGTCAAACAGGGGTATGCTTTATTTGTTGTGCGATCGCCTAATCAAAAATACGATCAACGTCTAGAACGCGCTCAACAATGGGCGAGAATCATGGGACAAGGCATTTGGAACCCAAATAAACCCATGCGCCAAACACCTGCTGAGTTTCGTCGCTTAAATCGGTAG